In one Mycobacterium heckeshornense genomic region, the following are encoded:
- a CDS encoding SDR family NAD(P)-dependent oxidoreductase, which produces MPISPSDIQLTGRVAVVTGGGAGIGRGVAAGMAAFGATVAIWEHDADSCASAAESIGALGITTDVRDGEQVDAALQRTTAELGPVTILVNNAGGTFFSSLLDTSENGWDALYRANLRHVLLCTQRVARQLVAAGLPGSVVNLTSIEGVRAAPGFAAYAAAKAGVINYTKTAAFELAPHGIRVNAIAPDVTVTEGLTNLSFGDLDAIGHAIPMGRPGTVDEIASVAVFLASDMASYLTGETLHVDGGTHAAGGWYRHPQTGQFRFGPG; this is translated from the coding sequence GTGCCAATCAGCCCGTCTGATATCCAGCTGACCGGTCGTGTCGCCGTGGTGACCGGCGGGGGTGCCGGCATCGGCCGCGGTGTCGCGGCCGGCATGGCCGCTTTCGGCGCCACGGTGGCGATCTGGGAGCACGACGCTGACAGCTGCGCATCAGCCGCCGAGTCCATCGGCGCGCTGGGCATTACGACGGACGTCCGCGACGGCGAGCAGGTCGACGCCGCGCTGCAGCGCACGACCGCCGAACTCGGTCCGGTGACAATCCTGGTCAACAACGCCGGCGGCACATTCTTCTCGTCGTTGCTCGACACCAGCGAAAACGGCTGGGACGCGCTGTATCGAGCGAACTTGCGCCATGTGCTGCTCTGCACCCAACGGGTAGCGCGCCAGTTGGTTGCCGCCGGGCTACCGGGTAGCGTCGTCAACCTGACGTCCATCGAAGGTGTCCGGGCCGCACCGGGATTCGCTGCATATGCCGCGGCCAAAGCCGGGGTCATCAACTACACCAAGACTGCGGCGTTCGAGCTGGCGCCACACGGCATTCGCGTCAACGCGATCGCACCAGATGTCACGGTGACAGAGGGACTGACCAATCTCAGCTTCGGCGACCTTGACGCGATCGGCCACGCCATTCCGATGGGCCGCCCGGGTACCGTCGACGAAATCGCCAGCGTTGCTGTGTTTCTCGCATCCGACATGGCGAGCTACCTCACCGGAGAGACTCTGCATGTCGACGGCGGAACGCATGCGGCCGGTGGCTGGTACCGCCACCCGCAGACCGGGCAGTTCCGATTCGGCCCAGGCTAG
- a CDS encoding amidohydrolase family protein → MVFSADNHISLAEDIFYQRFPDELKDKAPRIWYEDGAYQLGRKGQSFLPGDFSAVLMQYDDLPGAGSTNIEARIQELHEDGVDKELAFPNAVLALFHYPDKQIRELAFRIYNEYIAELQERSGGHFYGAGLINWWDPQGTRRTLAELKSLGLKTFLLPLNPGKDDEGNIIDYASDTMSPVWDEIEDAGLPVTHHIGETPPKTPCQYNSVVVGMMINIDGFREAFSKYIFSGILDRHPRLRIGWFEGGIAWVPWALQDAEHLVASYQHMFNRPLEHDVRYYWDNHMSASFMVDPLGLELIDRIGVDKVMWSSDYPHNESTYGYSEKSLTAVVDAVGPAAAARIVSGNITEFLGL, encoded by the coding sequence GTGGTTTTCTCCGCGGACAACCACATTTCGCTAGCCGAGGACATTTTTTACCAGCGCTTCCCTGACGAGCTCAAAGACAAGGCGCCGCGCATCTGGTATGAGGACGGCGCGTACCAACTCGGCCGCAAAGGCCAGTCGTTCCTGCCGGGCGATTTCAGCGCGGTGCTGATGCAATACGACGACCTCCCCGGCGCCGGAAGCACCAACATCGAGGCGCGCATCCAGGAGTTGCACGAAGACGGTGTCGACAAAGAATTGGCGTTCCCCAATGCCGTTTTGGCGCTTTTCCACTACCCGGACAAGCAAATTCGCGAGCTTGCCTTCCGGATCTATAACGAATACATTGCCGAGTTACAAGAGCGCTCGGGTGGCCACTTCTACGGCGCCGGCCTGATTAACTGGTGGGACCCTCAAGGTACCCGGCGCACACTCGCTGAGCTGAAGTCACTGGGCCTCAAGACATTCCTGTTGCCACTGAATCCCGGTAAGGACGACGAAGGCAACATTATCGACTATGCAAGCGACACCATGAGCCCGGTGTGGGACGAGATCGAGGACGCCGGCCTTCCGGTCACCCACCACATCGGCGAAACCCCCCCGAAAACCCCGTGCCAGTACAACAGCGTGGTCGTCGGCATGATGATTAATATCGACGGCTTCCGGGAGGCGTTCTCGAAATACATCTTTTCTGGGATCCTCGATCGCCATCCCAGGCTGCGTATCGGCTGGTTCGAAGGCGGAATCGCCTGGGTCCCTTGGGCTCTGCAAGACGCCGAGCACCTGGTGGCATCGTACCAACACATGTTCAACCGGCCTCTGGAGCACGACGTGCGCTACTACTGGGACAACCACATGAGCGCGTCGTTCATGGTAGATCCGCTGGGGCTGGAGCTTATCGACCGCATCGGTGTGGACAAGGTGATGTGGTCTTCGGACTACCCGCACAACGAAAGCACCTATGGTTATTCGGAGAAGTCGCTAACCGCGGTCGTCGACGCCGTCGGGCCTGCGGCGGCCGCGCGGATCGTCAGCGGCAACATCACTGAGTTCTTAGGTCTGTAA
- a CDS encoding M24 family metallopeptidase, whose protein sequence is MATEVLPDERALRLGRRERAFAQMADYDLDVLVLGRQANVRYVAGAPQLWVAGTRPFGPTCVVVRETGAIHLLSTWDEGVPDDIPHENLYGIAWNPMNTISVLQRIEGASTAKRVGTDALSPAFAQLLPMAFPKAELVDGELAMRAARRIKTPEEVAALRAAISVAEAGLAAAVAELRPGVSENMLAGVLLEAMAAGGVSTPSTQDVAWVTSPEHPWRRGSDDGRVRPGDLVAFSAGVLGGGYTGEVGRTWPVGEPKCIEAVAALYRRWETLWCRLIDACCPDAPASDLLAAYQASGEPLPPMPVARGLGMGFDPPVVSQHLPATAGEERLEPGMVLALTGYVWEAGVGAVFGRDAVLITADGHEVLTTSPSAHRTVGAANG, encoded by the coding sequence ATGGCAACTGAGGTCCTGCCCGACGAGCGGGCGCTGCGCTTAGGGCGTCGCGAGCGTGCGTTCGCCCAAATGGCCGACTACGACCTCGACGTCCTGGTGTTGGGCCGGCAGGCAAACGTTCGTTATGTGGCCGGCGCGCCGCAACTGTGGGTGGCCGGCACCCGGCCGTTCGGTCCGACCTGTGTGGTGGTCCGCGAAACCGGGGCGATCCACCTGCTCAGCACCTGGGACGAAGGTGTGCCTGATGACATTCCGCACGAGAACCTGTACGGGATCGCGTGGAACCCGATGAACACCATTTCGGTGCTGCAACGCATCGAGGGTGCGTCGACTGCGAAACGTGTTGGCACTGATGCGCTTTCGCCGGCCTTCGCCCAACTGCTGCCGATGGCCTTTCCCAAGGCCGAGCTGGTCGACGGAGAGCTGGCCATGCGGGCTGCTCGCCGGATAAAGACACCAGAAGAGGTGGCTGCCCTGCGCGCGGCCATCAGCGTCGCCGAGGCAGGACTGGCTGCGGCGGTGGCGGAGTTGCGACCAGGCGTCAGCGAGAACATGTTGGCCGGAGTCTTGCTGGAGGCCATGGCCGCTGGCGGGGTGAGCACTCCCTCCACCCAGGACGTCGCATGGGTGACCTCGCCTGAGCACCCGTGGCGGCGGGGAAGCGACGATGGGCGGGTGCGGCCCGGCGACCTGGTCGCCTTCTCCGCGGGCGTGCTCGGCGGCGGTTACACCGGCGAGGTCGGCCGGACCTGGCCGGTCGGCGAGCCCAAGTGCATCGAGGCTGTCGCCGCGCTGTATCGGCGCTGGGAGACGTTGTGGTGCAGGCTTATTGACGCATGCTGCCCGGATGCGCCGGCCAGTGACCTGCTGGCCGCCTACCAGGCATCGGGCGAGCCGTTACCACCCATGCCGGTGGCGCGGGGCTTGGGTATGGGCTTCGACCCGCCGGTGGTGTCACAGCACTTGCCGGCGACCGCCGGCGAGGAACGGCTAGAGCCCGGCATGGTGCTCGCGCTCACCGGCTATGTCTGGGAGGCCGGCGTCGGCGCGGTGTTCGGCCGCGACGCGGTGCTGATCACCGCCGATGGCCACGAGGTCTTGACGACCAGCCCGTCAGCACACAGAACGGTTGGTGCAGCCAATGGTTGA
- a CDS encoding M24 family metallopeptidase — protein MTTSVAAQPSSIEIPESPDLARMRRETGARLRAAMSERGVDALILLGNNNVVYATGVSWPLGDAGLSYVERPVAIVIADDPWPHLFLPFREGAASESGLPADHVHGPVYLEFDEGVEHFVRAVEDLIPAGSVVAVDELTGAMRRAHPQLFRAGRPADAAPVIGAAKVVKTRDELACIRRACRITDQAMVDVQAALAPGIRQIDLSARFLRKAFELGAMASMLEPIWQIMPQRKADAVWTTHGDLALPLLTTERKLAEGDVLWTDVSITYAGYCSDFGRTWIVGCEPTPRQQAQFDKWRDIMAAVLDVLRAGTTAAELGRAATKANGGTRPWLPHFYLGHGIGVNAAETPMIGTDLGDEFDENFVFEPGMVLVLEPVVWEDGTGGYRSEEIVVVTEKGWLQLTDYPYYPYGLR, from the coding sequence ATGACGACGTCCGTTGCTGCACAACCGTCCTCGATCGAGATTCCGGAATCCCCGGATCTGGCTCGGATGCGTCGCGAGACCGGTGCGAGGCTGCGCGCAGCGATGTCCGAGCGCGGAGTCGACGCGCTGATCCTGCTCGGCAACAACAACGTCGTCTATGCCACTGGCGTGAGCTGGCCGTTGGGTGACGCCGGGCTGTCCTATGTCGAACGCCCGGTTGCGATAGTGATTGCCGACGACCCGTGGCCGCACCTGTTCCTGCCGTTCCGCGAGGGTGCCGCGTCGGAATCGGGGCTGCCCGCCGATCACGTGCACGGCCCCGTCTATCTGGAATTCGACGAGGGCGTCGAGCATTTCGTTCGTGCTGTCGAGGACTTGATCCCAGCTGGGTCGGTCGTCGCGGTTGACGAGTTGACCGGTGCAATGCGCCGCGCGCATCCACAGCTGTTTCGGGCCGGCCGGCCGGCCGATGCCGCTCCGGTAATCGGAGCGGCCAAGGTTGTCAAGACTCGCGACGAACTGGCCTGCATCCGCCGCGCGTGTCGGATCACCGACCAAGCGATGGTCGACGTCCAAGCTGCACTTGCACCGGGAATCCGGCAGATTGACTTGTCGGCCCGTTTCCTGCGCAAGGCATTCGAGCTGGGGGCGATGGCGAGCATGCTTGAACCGATCTGGCAGATAATGCCGCAACGCAAAGCGGATGCAGTGTGGACCACCCACGGTGACTTGGCGCTGCCGCTGCTGACTACAGAGCGCAAGCTCGCCGAAGGCGACGTCTTGTGGACCGATGTCAGCATTACCTACGCCGGTTATTGCTCCGATTTCGGCCGCACCTGGATCGTGGGCTGTGAGCCCACGCCCCGTCAACAGGCGCAGTTCGACAAGTGGCGCGACATCATGGCGGCGGTGCTCGACGTGTTGCGCGCCGGCACCACCGCGGCGGAGCTGGGCCGGGCCGCGACGAAAGCCAACGGTGGGACTCGGCCCTGGCTTCCGCACTTTTACCTGGGACACGGCATTGGGGTGAACGCCGCCGAAACACCCATGATCGGAACCGATCTCGGCGACGAGTTCGACGAGAATTTCGTATTCGAGCCGGGCATGGTGCTGGTTTTGGAGCCGGTGGTGTGGGAGGACGGCACCGGCGGTTACCGCAGCGAAGAGATCGTTGTCGTCACCGAGAAGGGCTGGCTTCAGTTGACCGACTATCCGTATTACCCGTATGGCCTGCGCTGA
- a CDS encoding CaiB/BaiF CoA-transferase family protein, giving the protein MEPLNGYVVIDLSTGIAGAYCTKLLADGGAQVIKVEPPQGDPLRQWSASGSRIQAGSDGALFSFLACSKHSVVADAAADGDVEFVQRLLSSADAVIWSRGSAIAEHPSLAPTEIHRAHPHLVVTAITPFGLDGPWHDRAATEFTLQAWSGGIVALGRGSPDRAPVFVGGQVGEYLAGAYACAATLAFRGLGGRLVDLSMLEAQILGLTYHPVTYFQMLGRPWRDARKVTVPGIAQAKDGLVDLGCGTAQQWFDLCAMTGHQEWIDEDSPLSITEQANEKADDIYAWVQSHTVDEIRDLATAFRIPNAPVANGATIADLDHFRARGSFVSNPRDGFRQPGHPYRTRPALLRPPQPAPRLGEHTAQYRQSPPSVRRSAPTPDSADRLPFSGLRVLDLTTYWAGPCCTHFLALLGAEVIHVESTRKPDGTRLIAGIPITEDQWWEKSPIFSALNTNKKGLTLDLQSERGRELLSRLIATSDVIVENFTPRVLDQIGVDFAAAQAIRPDVIMLRMPGFGLDGPWRDQPAFAYVIEAASGLSWLTGYPDRPPYEPYSIGDPNAGVHAVNALLLALEHRRRTGQGVFVEAAMVDAAVNIAAEQVIEYSAYGALLQRAGNRGPWAAPQNLYRTADVDEFGRLDSWVAIAVATDRQWEGLCEVLGRPQWAMDPALSTMAGRRERHDLIDAHLGAWCQQRAGDEIVRCLWDAGISVAKVMQPHRQTELSQLAFRHFFEDVGHPINARVAHSTLPMRLSRGPERFHVRPAPLLGEHNHELLAELGVTREEIADLEADGVIGRAPAGYGKKTATA; this is encoded by the coding sequence GTGGAGCCGTTGAACGGGTACGTCGTCATCGACCTGTCCACCGGTATCGCCGGCGCCTACTGCACAAAGCTGCTCGCCGACGGCGGGGCACAGGTGATCAAAGTTGAACCTCCACAAGGAGATCCACTACGGCAGTGGTCGGCTTCCGGCAGCCGCATCCAAGCCGGCAGTGATGGAGCACTGTTCAGCTTCCTGGCCTGCTCCAAACACAGCGTCGTTGCCGATGCCGCCGCAGACGGCGATGTCGAGTTCGTTCAACGGTTGCTGTCATCGGCCGACGCCGTGATATGGTCGCGAGGCTCTGCGATCGCCGAACACCCGTCGCTGGCGCCGACCGAAATCCATCGCGCCCACCCCCACTTGGTGGTCACCGCGATCACACCGTTCGGGCTGGACGGTCCCTGGCATGACCGCGCCGCAACCGAATTCACGCTGCAGGCGTGGTCGGGCGGGATCGTCGCGCTCGGACGCGGATCTCCGGACCGGGCGCCGGTATTCGTCGGCGGCCAGGTCGGTGAATATCTCGCCGGAGCCTACGCCTGCGCAGCGACGCTGGCATTCCGCGGGCTCGGTGGCCGACTTGTCGACCTCTCCATGCTGGAAGCCCAAATCCTCGGCCTCACCTATCACCCGGTCACCTACTTCCAGATGCTCGGCCGACCGTGGCGAGACGCCCGAAAGGTCACCGTGCCAGGTATCGCGCAGGCCAAAGACGGGCTGGTTGACCTCGGCTGCGGAACCGCTCAGCAGTGGTTCGATCTATGCGCAATGACGGGCCACCAGGAGTGGATCGACGAAGATTCACCGCTGTCGATCACCGAACAGGCCAACGAGAAAGCCGACGACATCTACGCGTGGGTCCAAAGCCACACTGTCGATGAAATCCGCGACCTGGCTACCGCATTCCGGATTCCCAACGCTCCTGTTGCCAATGGCGCCACCATCGCCGACCTGGACCACTTCCGCGCCCGGGGTTCCTTCGTGAGCAACCCGCGCGACGGGTTTCGCCAGCCCGGCCATCCATACCGGACGCGGCCCGCACTTCTTCGCCCGCCGCAACCGGCGCCACGGCTGGGTGAGCACACTGCGCAGTACCGCCAGTCGCCCCCGTCCGTCCGACGGTCGGCGCCTACACCCGACTCGGCTGACCGCTTGCCGTTCAGCGGATTACGGGTGCTCGACCTGACGACCTATTGGGCTGGTCCCTGCTGCACGCATTTTCTGGCTCTGCTGGGCGCGGAGGTGATTCATGTGGAGTCCACCCGCAAACCAGATGGCACCAGGCTGATCGCCGGTATACCGATCACCGAAGATCAGTGGTGGGAAAAGTCACCGATCTTCTCGGCGCTTAACACCAACAAGAAGGGCTTGACGCTCGATTTGCAAAGCGAACGCGGACGCGAACTGCTGAGCCGTTTGATCGCGACATCCGACGTTATCGTGGAAAACTTTACTCCCAGGGTGCTGGACCAGATAGGCGTGGATTTCGCTGCTGCCCAGGCGATCAGGCCGGATGTGATAATGCTCCGGATGCCCGGGTTCGGGCTCGACGGTCCCTGGCGCGACCAGCCTGCATTTGCCTACGTCATTGAAGCCGCCTCCGGATTGAGCTGGCTTACCGGCTATCCCGATCGGCCTCCCTATGAGCCGTACTCGATCGGCGATCCGAATGCCGGCGTGCACGCCGTTAATGCGCTTCTGCTCGCGTTGGAGCACCGCCGTCGCACCGGGCAGGGAGTATTCGTCGAAGCAGCCATGGTCGACGCTGCGGTCAACATCGCCGCCGAGCAGGTTATCGAGTACAGTGCCTACGGCGCTCTACTGCAACGCGCCGGAAATCGGGGACCGTGGGCAGCTCCGCAGAACCTTTACCGCACCGCCGATGTCGACGAGTTCGGTCGGCTCGACAGCTGGGTCGCGATCGCCGTCGCGACAGACCGGCAGTGGGAGGGCTTGTGCGAGGTGCTCGGACGACCGCAATGGGCAATGGATCCCGCGCTGTCGACCATGGCGGGGCGACGCGAGCGCCACGACCTTATCGACGCGCATCTGGGGGCCTGGTGTCAGCAGCGCGCCGGCGACGAGATTGTCCGCTGTCTTTGGGACGCCGGTATCTCGGTGGCGAAGGTGATGCAGCCGCATCGGCAAACCGAGCTGTCACAGTTAGCGTTTCGCCACTTCTTCGAAGACGTCGGCCACCCGATCAATGCTCGGGTGGCACACAGCACGCTTCCGATGCGGCTGTCGCGCGGTCCGGAACGCTTCCATGTCCGTCCCGCGCCGCTGCTCGGCGAGCACAACCATGAGCTGCTCGCCGAACTCGGCGTGACACGCGAGGAGATCGCCGACCTGGAAGCCGACGGCGTGATCGGGCGGGCACCTGCCGGCTACGGCAAGAAAACCGCCACAGCATGA
- a CDS encoding enoyl-CoA hydratase/isomerase family protein, with protein sequence MVDAQRPAPEEIILYAKDAETKIATITFNRPEFLNAPTAAARLRYADLLRGVTVDDDVKVVVIRGVGDDFGSGADLPEFMEGQDSPEFRLAELRLENQGIRYPPKGSFRHGATISAWYANSQAGNRPLQELKKISIVEAKGYCYGWHFYQAADADLVISSDDALFGHPSFRYYGWGPRMWTWIQTMGLRKFQEMVFTGRPFTADEMYQCNFVNKVVPRDQLEAEVQKYALACARNRPTDTVFMQKVFFEVVKQYQGEYMGSLLSAFFESMGGHIHHDVDDLEMGEAIDRGLNDAVKDNDSKFPPEFRLSKSSRKKNG encoded by the coding sequence ATGGTTGACGCTCAACGGCCCGCTCCGGAAGAGATCATCCTTTACGCCAAGGATGCCGAAACCAAGATCGCGACGATCACCTTCAACCGGCCCGAATTCCTCAACGCCCCCACCGCAGCTGCGCGGCTGCGCTACGCCGATCTGCTGCGCGGCGTCACCGTCGATGACGACGTCAAAGTCGTGGTGATACGCGGTGTGGGTGATGACTTCGGCAGCGGCGCTGATCTTCCCGAGTTCATGGAAGGTCAAGATTCGCCCGAGTTCCGCCTTGCCGAGCTGCGGCTGGAGAACCAGGGTATCCGCTACCCGCCCAAAGGGTCATTTCGCCACGGCGCCACCATCAGTGCCTGGTATGCCAATTCGCAGGCCGGCAACCGGCCGTTGCAGGAGCTGAAGAAAATTAGCATCGTCGAAGCCAAAGGCTATTGCTACGGCTGGCATTTCTACCAGGCAGCCGACGCCGACCTGGTGATCTCGTCCGACGACGCGCTGTTCGGGCATCCGTCTTTCCGGTACTACGGTTGGGGGCCCCGGATGTGGACGTGGATCCAGACTATGGGGCTGCGCAAGTTCCAGGAAATGGTGTTCACTGGCCGACCGTTCACCGCCGATGAGATGTACCAGTGCAACTTCGTTAACAAGGTGGTGCCACGGGATCAGCTGGAAGCCGAAGTGCAGAAGTACGCGCTGGCATGTGCGCGTAATCGACCAACCGACACGGTTTTCATGCAAAAGGTGTTCTTCGAAGTGGTCAAGCAATATCAGGGTGAGTACATGGGCAGCCTGCTGTCTGCGTTCTTCGAGTCGATGGGCGGCCACATTCACCATGACGTCGACGACCTGGAAATGGGGGAGGCGATTGACCGGGGTCTCAACGACGCCGTTAAGGACAACGACAGCAAGTTCCCCCCTGAGTTCCGGCTTAGCAAATCCAGCCGCAAGAAGAACGGCTAG